The genome window ATGATCGGCAGCGGCGAACTGGAACCGGTGTTGAAACAACAAGCGCAAACGCTTGGCATCGTGAACAAAATTATTTGGATCGGACAAAAAGCGCATGCCGAAATTCCGTTGTGGATGAGCGCCGCTGATTTTCTCGTTCTGCCCAGCCTCAGCGAGGGCTACGGCTTGGTTGTACTTGAAGCGCTGGCCTGTGGCACGCCGGTCATCGCCAGCCGTGCCGGCGGCATTCCCGAAATTCTTACTTCAGATGATTTTGGTATTCTGGTTCCTCCGCGTGATAGCGAAGCGCTTGCCCGCGCCATGCTGGAGGCCGCCGGTAGAAAATGGGCGATGAAGAAACTCGTTGATTACGCTCATGCCCATACGTGGTCTAAACAGACGCAGGATTTGCTCAAATTATATCAAAATGTGATGCAGCAGAGAGCATAGCGCAAGTCATGATCTCGAGGTCGGACGGCTCGACTTAGGACTTCGGACATTTATGAAAATCATCTTCTTCAGCGAAATCAAATGGCAATACCTGCGCACCCGCAAGCAGCAGCTCATTCGGCGTTTTCCGGCGGATTGGCAGATTCTTTTTCTCGAGCCTTACGCCGCCGGCCGGCCCAACAGCTTTCGATTGCAGTGGGATAACAACGTTTGTTTCGTGACGTTGCCGTATTTCAAAAACTTTCCGCAGCGGTGGCTGCAGATGATTGTCTCGTTCAAAAGCATTCGCGTCTTCGTTATTGCAGCCGCGGCGATTTGGGCCGGGGTGCTTATACGGCGCAGCGGGTTCGGCAAATCCGATCTCGTCATGATTTCCAATGTTTACGCCGCGCCGCTGGTGCGCTGGCTGGCGAAAAAGCCGCCGGTGATTTACGATTGTAATGACAATCACCTGGGATTTCCCCTGACGCCGAAATGGGCTGAGAAATATTTCAAAAACACTTGTGCGCGCGCCGACCGCATCGTTTGCGCCTCGCAATCGTTAGCCGAGATTATTCCAGCCGAGTATCAAAACAAGATCGTGTTCATCGGCAACGGTGTTGACAGCGATTTATTTCTGAAAAATTCTACACCGGCGGAAGCCTTGGCCAAATTTCGCCCCCGCCCGATTCTGCTTTATATCGGCGCGATTTCGGAATGGACGGATTTCGAGGCACTGAGCAAAGTTGCCGCAACGCATCCGGACAAAATGCTGGTTCTGATCGGCCCGGCCGTGCCGGCGGTGCAGTTGCAGATGAATAAACTGCTGGCGTTCTCAAATGTGCAGCATCTCGGCGTCGTTCGCCATGACGATTTGCCGGCATATTTGGCGGCTGCGGA of candidate division KSB1 bacterium contains these proteins:
- a CDS encoding glycosyltransferase, with the protein product MKIIFFSEIKWQYLRTRKQQLIRRFPADWQILFLEPYAAGRPNSFRLQWDNNVCFVTLPYFKNFPQRWLQMIVSFKSIRVFVIAAAAIWAGVLIRRSGFGKSDLVMISNVYAAPLVRWLAKKPPVIYDCNDNHLGFPLTPKWAEKYFKNTCARADRIVCASQSLAEIIPAEYQNKIVFIGNGVDSDLFLKNSTPAEALAKFRPRPILLYIGAISEWTDFEALSKVAATHPDKMLVLIGPAVPAVQLQMNKLLAFSNVQHLGVVRHDDLPAYLAAADVCLIPLRKNELTRFLNPNKLYEYFAAGKPVVSMALSPDLIALRDHVFLAENADEFAALIEPALATIETRAAERRRLAAANEWQEKAKQMAALIGEVCWSGPLPQNKMLPK